One genomic segment of Anguilla anguilla isolate fAngAng1 chromosome 2, fAngAng1.pri, whole genome shotgun sequence includes these proteins:
- the armc7 gene encoding armadillo repeat-containing protein 7 — MSSGRSRFPGPDRFEYLQALVTEFQDTDSTDAKEQVLANLANFSYDPGNMEDLRTLQVTELFLDMLTEESENLVEFGIGGLCNLSVDPACRDQILESDGIALVTGCLSSRREETVLSAIATLMNLATGAGPGAGSSPRERLTDPAVLQCMLRFSLSHSTRLRNLACVFLQDCCTPAQVERAQRQLQDCTQTALGIPLPQD, encoded by the exons ATGTCGTCAGGAAGGAGTAGGTTTCCTGGACCGGATCGGTTCGAATACCTCCAAGCATTGGTTACCGAGTTCCAGGACACCGACAGTACAG ATGCCAAAGAGCAGGTCTTGGCGAATCTGGCCAATTTCTCGTACGACCCCGGGAACATGGAGGACCTGCGGACCCTGCAGGTGACGGAGCTCTTCCTGGACATGCTCACTGAGGAGAGCGAGAACCTGGTGGAGTTTGGAATCG ggGGCCTCTGTAACCTGAGCGTGGACCCCGCCTGCCGGGACCAGATCCTGGAGAGCGACGGCATCGCCCTGGTAACGGGCTGCCTGTCCAGCCGTCGGGAGGAGACGGTGCTGTCGGCCATCGCCACCCTGATGAACCTggcgacgggggcggggccgggggcggggtccTCCCCCCGCGAGCGCCTCACCGACCCCGCCgtgctgcagtgcatgctgcGCTTCTCGCTCTCCCACAGCACCCGCCTGCGCAACCTGGCCTGCGTCTTCCTGCAGGACTGCTGCACCCCCGCCCAGGTGGAGCGGGCCCAGCGCCAGCTGCAGGACTGCACCCAAACCGCCCTGGGGATCCCCCTGCCACAGGACTAG